A genome region from Bacteroidales bacterium includes the following:
- a CDS encoding TetR/AcrR family transcriptional regulator, whose amino-acid sequence MGLTVKQRIKREQIIETARSVFKKSAYKKTTMIDIANASGNAKSSIYYYFKSKEEIFKSVILSEAIIYRNKVLSAINKTNNPQEKLKSYILIRLQTNKILSNFHNALRDPNLRHIKFVDKLKKLYDKEEYSIFRKILQSGVDTGYFQIYDIKNAAVGIVMAMRGIESTLLPNPHSTLSEEKAEGVLNIVLYGIVKR is encoded by the coding sequence ATGGGATTAACTGTAAAGCAACGTATAAAAAGGGAACAAATAATAGAAACTGCTCGCTCCGTTTTTAAAAAATCTGCTTACAAAAAAACAACAATGATAGATATTGCAAATGCAAGCGGAAATGCAAAAAGTTCAATATACTATTACTTTAAAAGCAAAGAGGAAATATTTAAATCAGTTATTTTATCAGAAGCAATAATTTACAGAAACAAAGTTTTATCTGCAATTAATAAAACAAACAACCCCCAAGAAAAGTTAAAATCTTATATTCTGATTAGGTTGCAAACGAACAAAATTCTCTCAAACTTTCATAATGCTTTACGAGATCCAAATTTAAGACACATCAAATTTGTAGATAAATTAAAAAAACTGTATGATAAAGAAGAATACAGTATTTTCAGAAAAATTTTACAAAGCGGTGTAGATACCGGTTATTTTCAAATTTATGACATAAAAAATGCTGCCGTAGGAATAGTAATGGCTATGAGAGGCATTGAATCAACTTTACTGCCGAACCCCCACAGTACTTTATCGGAAGAAAAAGCAGAAGGTGTTTTAAACATCGTCCTGTACGGAAT